In Anaerobacillus isosaccharinicus, one genomic interval encodes:
- a CDS encoding glycerophosphodiester phosphodiesterase — protein MANNTLIFAHRGSAGTHPENTMEAFIAAFQAGANGIELDVQLSKDLVPIIIHDESLERTTNGTGLVKDFTLEELQKLDAGSWFDPSFSTATIPTLEELLEWILTTPLILNIELKNGLVRYEGIEKIVLELIEKFDLLDRVIISSFNHYSLVEVRKLNSRVETAILFMEGIYEPWNYARSIGAQGLHCFLPVAVPELIMGASKAQMPVRPFTVNEDAHIVSLIKGGCSAIITDWPEKAVKIRGSI, from the coding sequence ATGGCTAACAATACATTGATTTTTGCCCATAGAGGTTCTGCAGGTACACATCCAGAAAATACAATGGAAGCATTTATAGCTGCTTTCCAAGCAGGTGCAAATGGTATTGAACTAGATGTTCAGCTTTCGAAGGATTTGGTTCCCATTATCATTCACGACGAATCTCTTGAGCGCACGACGAACGGAACAGGGTTGGTAAAAGATTTTACTTTAGAAGAACTACAAAAGCTTGATGCAGGTAGCTGGTTTGATCCATCATTTTCAACTGCAACCATACCCACTTTAGAGGAGCTTCTTGAGTGGATCTTAACTACTCCCCTCATTCTTAATATTGAATTAAAAAATGGGCTTGTTCGTTATGAAGGTATTGAAAAAATAGTTTTGGAGCTCATTGAAAAATTTGATTTACTCGATCGTGTGATCATATCCTCTTTCAATCACTACAGTCTTGTGGAGGTACGTAAACTTAACAGTCGAGTTGAAACAGCTATTTTATTCATGGAAGGCATCTATGAGCCATGGAATTATGCAAGAAGTATTGGTGCGCAGGGGTTGCATTGCTTTTTACCAGTAGCAGTTCCTGAACTTATCATGGGAGCTTCCAAAGCACAAATGCCAGTTCGACCATTTACAGTTAATGAGGATGCCCATATCGTCTCTTTAATCAAAGGAGGTTGTTCCGCTATAATTACTGACTGGCCTGAGAAAGCGGTTAAAATTCGCGGAAGTATCTAA
- a CDS encoding MFS transporter: protein MDKHFSYGKIFVIGSGFFALMLVWTFYNAYMPLILGDYIESRAIRGAIMGLDNLLAVLLIPIIGAWSDRLDTKIGNRLPFLVVGMPIAAFFFILIPYGAAITLWVLLVVDIVFLLAMTIYRAPVIALMPDHTPSEKRSTANGIINFMGGIGAIVALFGLSTLYGIDRAYPFIVAGLLLFLAFMLLYFTVDRQPAFAANTSEELEESQAANSFFHGIRLLKKAEFRGHLFILIAIFIYFIGFTGIEALFTVYAVEHLNMEESAAGFTLGFFSLAFVLFAIPAGLLGSKRGKAPMMLLGLIILPLIFISIPLLPFLNEFVSWINEIILLQITLFAAGVAWAFINVQAYPLVADLGGKNRIVFFTGLYYLFSMSSAIVAPAILGLLMDLFSHPALFYGAAASFFVAFFFLRKGSKIMTA from the coding sequence GTGGATAAACATTTTTCCTACGGTAAGATTTTTGTTATTGGTAGTGGTTTTTTTGCTTTAATGCTCGTTTGGACGTTTTATAATGCTTATATGCCACTAATTCTGGGTGATTATATTGAAAGTCGTGCGATCCGCGGTGCAATCATGGGCCTAGACAACTTACTTGCAGTCCTTCTCATTCCGATTATTGGCGCATGGTCTGATCGACTTGACACAAAAATCGGAAACAGGCTTCCTTTTCTTGTCGTCGGTATGCCAATTGCAGCTTTCTTTTTTATTCTCATTCCCTATGGCGCTGCCATCACATTGTGGGTGCTTCTTGTTGTTGATATCGTTTTTTTACTAGCTATGACCATTTACAGAGCCCCAGTTATTGCCCTAATGCCCGATCATACACCATCAGAGAAGCGCTCAACAGCAAATGGAATTATAAACTTTATGGGTGGAATTGGGGCAATTGTCGCGTTATTTGGTTTATCGACATTGTATGGTATTGATAGAGCTTATCCGTTTATTGTGGCTGGATTGTTACTATTTTTAGCGTTTATGTTGCTCTATTTCACAGTAGATCGACAACCTGCTTTTGCTGCAAATACTAGTGAAGAATTAGAAGAGTCACAAGCAGCAAACTCTTTTTTTCATGGAATTCGCCTTCTAAAAAAAGCAGAATTCAGAGGCCATCTCTTTATATTAATTGCTATTTTCATTTATTTTATTGGTTTTACAGGTATCGAAGCCCTATTTACAGTTTATGCTGTAGAGCATTTGAATATGGAAGAAAGTGCTGCTGGCTTTACTCTTGGCTTTTTCAGTCTAGCCTTTGTTCTTTTTGCAATCCCCGCAGGACTTTTAGGAAGTAAACGAGGAAAAGCTCCGATGATGCTACTTGGACTGATTATTTTACCATTAATTTTCATTAGCATCCCTCTACTGCCTTTTCTAAACGAATTTGTATCTTGGATTAACGAAATTATTTTGTTACAAATTACTCTTTTTGCCGCAGGGGTGGCGTGGGCCTTTATTAATGTTCAAGCGTATCCATTAGTCGCGGATTTGGGTGGAAAAAATAGAATTGTTTTTTTTACTGGGTTATACTACTTATTTTCAATGTCGTCTGCCATAGTGGCTCCTGCTATATTAGGTCTGTTAATGGATTTATTTTCCCACCCGGCACTATTTTATGGTGCAGCAGCTAGCTTTTTTGTTGCATTCTTCTTTTTGAGGAAAGGAAGTAAAATCATGACGGCTTAG
- a CDS encoding DEAD/DEAH box helicase: MNERNFEAFNLSDEISRALGVLKYKTPTEVQSVVIPRAMESQDLVVTSQTGSGKTAAFGLPICEKIQWEEKLPQALILTPTRELAVQVRDDMTNFGRFKRIKAVALYGKEPFAKQKEELTQKTHVVVGTPGRVLDHLERDTLVLDDIKYLILDEADEMLNMGFITKVEKIIKKLPSDRVTMVFSATMPNKVETLCQKYMNNPMNIEIDTTGNTTSATEHRVIELEEAGKIAILKSLTVVENPDSCIIFCKTKEHVETVFNELEQANYSCEKLHGGLEQDDRFAVMDGFKMGNFRYLIATDVAARGIDIDNVTLIINYDVPLEKESYVHRTGRTGRAGNKGKAITFATPYEEKFLRAIERYIGFEIPRMEIPKHHEVAKAKAAFDEKISGRRVVRNNKTARINQDIMKLHFSGGKKKKIRAVDFVGTIAKIPGVTAEDIGIITIQDNLSYVDILNGKGSVVLQAMENTTIKGKKLKVSEAIK; encoded by the coding sequence ATGAATGAACGTAATTTTGAAGCATTTAATTTAAGTGATGAGATAAGTCGAGCTTTAGGCGTGTTAAAGTACAAAACACCTACAGAAGTTCAAAGTGTAGTAATACCAAGAGCGATGGAATCTCAAGATCTAGTTGTCACATCTCAAACTGGAAGTGGAAAGACAGCGGCTTTTGGGCTACCGATTTGTGAGAAAATCCAATGGGAAGAAAAATTACCGCAAGCTCTAATCCTTACACCAACTCGTGAGCTTGCTGTCCAAGTTCGTGATGACATGACAAATTTTGGAAGATTTAAACGTATTAAAGCGGTTGCCCTATACGGTAAAGAGCCTTTTGCGAAACAAAAAGAAGAATTAACACAAAAAACTCATGTCGTTGTTGGTACACCAGGTCGAGTTCTGGACCATCTTGAAAGAGATACACTCGTTTTAGATGATATTAAGTACTTAATTTTAGATGAAGCTGATGAAATGTTAAATATGGGCTTTATCACAAAAGTTGAAAAGATCATCAAAAAGCTTCCAAGCGACAGAGTTACTATGGTTTTTTCTGCTACAATGCCTAATAAGGTCGAAACTCTTTGTCAAAAATATATGAATAATCCTATGAATATTGAAATTGATACTACCGGGAACACAACGAGTGCGACTGAGCATAGAGTTATTGAATTAGAAGAAGCAGGCAAGATAGCAATACTTAAAAGTCTAACTGTTGTTGAAAATCCAGATAGTTGTATCATCTTTTGCAAAACGAAAGAACATGTTGAGACTGTTTTTAACGAGTTAGAACAAGCGAACTATTCTTGTGAAAAACTTCATGGAGGACTAGAACAAGACGACCGTTTTGCTGTGATGGACGGCTTCAAAATGGGAAATTTCCGCTACCTGATCGCAACAGACGTGGCAGCTAGAGGAATTGACATAGATAATGTTACGTTAATTATTAACTACGACGTTCCATTGGAAAAGGAAAGTTATGTTCATCGTACAGGTAGAACAGGGCGTGCAGGTAATAAAGGGAAAGCAATTACATTTGCGACACCTTATGAAGAGAAATTTCTAAGAGCAATTGAAAGGTACATTGGATTTGAGATCCCGAGAATGGAGATCCCTAAACACCATGAAGTTGCTAAAGCAAAAGCTGCTTTTGATGAAAAGATAAGTGGTCGAAGAGTTGTCAGAAATAATAAAACCGCACGAATTAACCAAGACATCATGAAACTTCATTTTAGTGGTGGAAAAAAGAAGAAGATCCGGGCAGTAGATTTTGTCGGAACAATTGCGAAAATTCCTGGAGTAACAGCTGAAGATATTGGGATCATCACGATCCAGGATAACTTATCTTACGTTGACATCCTAAATGGAAAAGGGTCAGTAGTTCTACAGGCCATGGAAAACACAACAATTAAAGGTAAGAAGCTGAAGGTGAGCGAAGCAATAAAATAA
- a CDS encoding IS4 family transposase yields the protein MNNDSISNQNVLSKCLSLLTFDSFSFAFLDWGVKKLTTPNLMRICVASQLGKWESYAEIEEQIRARKDSKTLFGVSEISGSQISRRMNSLPSTFAQRLFLMIAKKLHDATKLKSGHPKFGKLHVIDGSSLHLGPTFGKWAYVTQNRNQVKFHTRLVVASPDEAFPDKVIPSTGNVDEREVVMELVTDPEATYLFDRGYVDYGKMDEWLDKGIFFAMRINDQNKANILETYDTTSEKVIYDARVVLGTKQTQMRNPVRLVEFKDEEGRLYRIVTNRWDLSADEVAELYRNRWVIELFFKWLKQHLRVVKLQSTKPQGIWNQIFFAMTAYCLALYVQIMEQTKKSTWRVLELLRIYSERSWETFWKVLHRKPQRASKGRKKSHLPRSPEMLNDGGVAYVKPVGERRSKIAKYLKR from the coding sequence ATGAATAACGATAGTATATCAAATCAAAACGTATTAAGTAAATGCTTATCTTTATTAACATTCGACTCTTTTTCATTTGCTTTTCTAGATTGGGGAGTAAAAAAACTAACTACGCCTAACCTTATGAGGATATGTGTTGCTAGCCAGCTTGGGAAATGGGAATCCTACGCGGAGATAGAGGAACAAATTCGAGCAAGAAAAGATTCAAAAACGTTGTTTGGTGTTTCAGAGATTAGTGGTTCACAGATTTCTCGTCGCATGAACTCGTTACCTTCCACATTTGCTCAACGTCTGTTTTTAATGATCGCAAAGAAACTTCATGATGCCACTAAATTAAAATCAGGTCACCCGAAATTTGGAAAACTCCATGTGATAGACGGGTCAAGCCTCCATTTGGGTCCTACATTTGGAAAATGGGCTTATGTCACGCAAAACCGTAATCAAGTAAAATTTCATACTAGGCTTGTCGTAGCTTCTCCAGACGAAGCTTTTCCCGATAAAGTCATTCCGTCAACCGGAAATGTAGATGAACGAGAAGTAGTTATGGAATTGGTGACAGATCCAGAAGCGACGTATTTATTTGATCGAGGATATGTTGATTATGGAAAAATGGACGAGTGGTTAGACAAAGGTATTTTCTTTGCGATGCGCATAAATGACCAGAATAAGGCAAACATCCTTGAAACCTACGATACCACCAGCGAAAAAGTAATTTATGATGCTAGAGTAGTCTTGGGTACGAAACAAACTCAAATGAGGAATCCCGTTCGACTAGTTGAATTTAAGGATGAAGAAGGCCGATTGTACAGAATTGTGACAAATCGTTGGGATTTAAGTGCAGATGAGGTAGCTGAGTTGTATAGAAACCGTTGGGTTATTGAATTATTTTTCAAATGGTTAAAGCAACACCTTCGTGTAGTTAAACTTCAAAGTACGAAACCGCAAGGTATATGGAACCAGATATTCTTCGCTATGACGGCATATTGTCTCGCATTATATGTTCAGATTATGGAGCAGACCAAGAAATCCACATGGCGAGTATTGGAACTTCTTCGAATTTACAGCGAACGGTCATGGGAAACCTTTTGGAAAGTGTTACATAGAAAGCCGCAGCGAGCCTCAAAAGGAAGAAAAAAAAGCCATCTACCACGAAGTCCTGAGATGCTGAATGATGGTGGAGTAGCATATGTAAAACCAGTAGGAGAAAGGCGTTCAAAAATAGCAAAGTATTTAAAAAGATAA
- a CDS encoding ISL3 family transposase: MQDFEKEYRLFQEALDIQDPWYIEDYKLVKSSDQFHVFLDFKRGAKFPCPHCGNEHNGVHDIANDDRMWRHKDFWQYQTYLHARLPRIKCDICDKVLTVQVDWSRPKAGFTWLFEAQVMQLMKEMPVAAVAREVNEHDTRLWRVFHYYVQKNMDELDLSNITRIAVDETSSRRGHRYVTLFVDVDSKRVIFAIEGKDASVIQSFKQHLENKGIEATSILECCCDMSPAFIKGIEEAFPKAHITFDKFHVMKLVNEAVDKVRRQEQNDEPLLKKTRYLWLKNSQNLSQSQHEKLMKLKDSHLNTAKAYRLRLALQGLWSTSQMFSGWYFDDWYNWAIRSRLEPIVDVARTLKRHEKGILRWFASRMTNGLLEGINSLVQASKRKARGYRSIENFIAMIYATANKFTLRVKPHA, translated from the coding sequence ATGCAAGATTTCGAAAAAGAATACCGTCTATTTCAAGAGGCATTAGATATCCAAGATCCATGGTATATTGAAGACTACAAATTAGTAAAAAGTTCAGATCAGTTTCATGTCTTTTTAGATTTCAAACGTGGAGCTAAGTTCCCATGTCCACATTGTGGAAATGAACATAATGGTGTTCATGATATCGCAAATGACGACAGGATGTGGCGTCATAAGGATTTCTGGCAATACCAGACATATCTACATGCAAGGTTACCAAGAATAAAATGTGATATTTGCGATAAGGTTCTAACTGTGCAAGTTGATTGGTCTCGACCAAAAGCTGGGTTCACATGGCTATTCGAAGCCCAAGTTATGCAGTTAATGAAAGAAATGCCTGTTGCCGCAGTTGCTCGTGAAGTAAATGAACATGATACGAGATTGTGGAGAGTCTTCCATTATTATGTACAAAAAAATATGGATGAGCTTGATCTCTCAAACATAACTCGTATTGCAGTTGATGAAACTTCAAGCAGACGAGGCCATCGCTATGTGACGTTATTTGTAGATGTTGATTCTAAACGTGTCATTTTCGCCATTGAAGGTAAAGATGCCTCTGTGATCCAATCATTCAAGCAACACCTTGAAAATAAAGGAATAGAAGCGACTTCAATCCTGGAGTGCTGTTGCGATATGTCACCGGCTTTTATTAAAGGTATTGAAGAAGCTTTTCCAAAGGCACACATTACGTTCGATAAATTTCACGTTATGAAATTAGTCAACGAAGCTGTCGATAAGGTTCGCAGACAGGAACAGAATGATGAGCCATTGCTAAAAAAAACACGTTATTTATGGTTGAAGAACTCACAAAACCTATCCCAGTCTCAACATGAAAAACTTATGAAGTTAAAAGATAGCCATTTAAATACAGCTAAGGCTTATCGGTTGAGATTAGCTCTACAAGGACTTTGGTCAACTAGCCAAATGTTTTCAGGTTGGTATTTTGATGATTGGTACAATTGGGCAATACGTTCACGTTTAGAGCCAATAGTTGATGTTGCTCGGACACTCAAAAGACATGAAAAAGGTATATTACGTTGGTTCGCTTCAAGAATGACCAATGGTTTACTTGAAGGAATTAATAGCCTTGTTCAAGCATCAAAGCGGAAAGCAAGAGGCTACCGATCAATTGAAAACTTTATTGCCATGATCTACGCAACGGCTAATAAGTTTACTTTACGAGTGAAGCCTCATGCTTAG
- a CDS encoding LLM class flavin-dependent oxidoreductase — MEIGISTFVETTPDVKTGEVISHAQRLREVVEEIVLADQVGLDVFGVGEHHRKDFAASSPAMVLAAAAAQTKKIRLTSAVTVLSSADPVRVFQDFATLDGISNGRAEIMAGRGSFIESFPLFGFDLKDYNELFDENLELLLKIRESEKVTWRGGHRAAINNLGVYPRPVQDPLPVWIGSGGNQESVVRAGLLGLPLVLAIIGGSPRQFAPLVKLYKRAAEQAGHDVSKLPVASHSHGFIAEDTEIAADKFFPSTQQVMNVIGRERGWGHYDRSSFDAARSLEGALYVGDPKTVAEKIIHLRKNVGITRFMLHLPLGTMPHDDVMMAIELLGKEVAPIVRDEISKWEQTNQHN, encoded by the coding sequence GTGGAGATAGGTATAAGTACGTTTGTAGAAACAACACCGGACGTTAAAACTGGAGAGGTAATTAGTCACGCGCAGCGATTGCGCGAAGTTGTAGAAGAAATAGTCCTAGCAGATCAGGTTGGGTTGGATGTCTTTGGAGTAGGTGAACATCACCGTAAAGATTTCGCAGCGTCTTCACCTGCGATGGTCTTAGCTGCAGCAGCTGCACAAACTAAAAAAATTAGACTAACAAGTGCAGTGACAGTTCTTTCTTCTGCTGATCCAGTTCGAGTTTTTCAAGATTTTGCAACACTTGATGGCATATCAAACGGACGTGCTGAAATCATGGCAGGACGGGGTTCATTTATCGAATCATTTCCTTTGTTCGGATTTGATTTAAAAGATTATAATGAGTTATTTGATGAAAATTTGGAATTGTTGTTGAAAATCCGTGAGTCCGAGAAAGTAACTTGGCGAGGTGGTCACAGGGCAGCCATAAACAATCTTGGTGTTTATCCACGACCAGTGCAGGATCCATTACCAGTGTGGATTGGCAGTGGCGGTAATCAGGAATCGGTTGTTCGAGCAGGTTTGCTGGGACTGCCTCTTGTTTTAGCAATTATTGGAGGAAGTCCAAGACAGTTTGCTCCACTCGTTAAGCTATATAAGCGAGCGGCAGAACAGGCTGGCCACGATGTATCGAAATTGCCAGTTGCATCGCATTCCCATGGGTTTATCGCAGAAGATACTGAAATAGCAGCTGATAAGTTTTTCCCTTCTACACAACAGGTGATGAATGTAATTGGACGGGAGCGAGGCTGGGGACATTATGATCGTTCAAGTTTTGATGCTGCTAGGAGTCTTGAAGGAGCACTTTATGTAGGGGATCCAAAGACGGTTGCAGAGAAAATTATCCACCTTCGCAAAAATGTAGGTATTACACGTTTTATGCTACACTTGCCTCTTGGTACGATGCCCCATGACGATGTCATGATGGCAATTGAGCTGTTAGGTAAAGAAGTGGCACCAATTGTCCGAGATGAAATTTCCAAATGGGAGCAAACAAATCAACATAACTAG
- a CDS encoding M42 family metallopeptidase: MFQLLKTLTSLHGPCGYEQPVTTWIKNKLKPIVDEVEVDPLGNVIARKKGTNNGPKMIITAHMDEVGFIVKKIENNGLLRFEKLGGHDDRILLAQKVQIRTQKGLLTGVIGTMSAHFVKFDDPSKVRNHRQLYIDVGASSKEVAEKLGIEIGNPITWVPNIEFLGNETTGKIVGKGFDDRAGCAVILQTLEEVNGASFNGEIIAIFTVQEEVGLRGAKVAAERVTADVAIAIDTTAVSDTPEETMDGSLSLGDGTGIKIIDFSLIAHPAVKEKLIQLARQHSIPFQHEVFPGIGTDGGAISLANKGIPTGVLSIPSRYAHSPVEVIDLNDLEATKNLLKQFILEIDENEEFPFLSNN, from the coding sequence ATGTTTCAATTATTAAAAACACTAACAAGTTTGCATGGTCCATGTGGCTATGAACAGCCAGTAACGACTTGGATTAAAAATAAACTCAAACCAATTGTCGATGAAGTTGAAGTGGATCCACTAGGCAATGTGATTGCCCGAAAAAAAGGAACAAATAACGGACCAAAGATGATTATTACAGCGCACATGGACGAGGTAGGTTTCATTGTAAAAAAGATCGAAAATAACGGACTCCTTAGGTTCGAAAAACTAGGCGGACATGATGATCGAATTCTTCTCGCCCAAAAAGTTCAAATTCGTACTCAAAAAGGTTTACTTACTGGAGTGATTGGGACGATGTCAGCCCACTTTGTAAAATTCGATGACCCATCGAAAGTAAGAAACCACAGGCAGTTATACATAGATGTTGGAGCTTCTTCAAAGGAGGTAGCTGAAAAGTTAGGTATAGAAATTGGAAATCCGATTACCTGGGTCCCAAACATCGAGTTTTTAGGCAATGAAACAACTGGGAAAATCGTTGGTAAAGGCTTTGATGATCGAGCAGGTTGTGCCGTCATCCTTCAAACATTAGAAGAAGTAAATGGGGCTTCGTTCAATGGCGAAATCATAGCGATTTTTACTGTTCAAGAGGAAGTTGGACTTCGCGGAGCTAAAGTTGCTGCAGAACGGGTTACCGCAGATGTTGCCATCGCCATTGATACAACGGCAGTTAGTGACACTCCTGAAGAAACAATGGACGGAAGTCTTTCTTTAGGCGATGGAACTGGAATTAAGATCATCGACTTTAGCTTAATTGCTCACCCTGCTGTCAAGGAGAAATTAATCCAATTAGCTAGACAACATTCTATCCCCTTCCAACATGAAGTGTTTCCAGGCATCGGAACAGATGGTGGTGCGATCAGCTTAGCGAATAAAGGAATACCAACTGGAGTCTTATCGATTCCATCACGTTATGCTCATTCTCCCGTTGAAGTCATTGATCTAAATGATTTAGAAGCAACAAAAAATTTACTAAAACAGTTTATCTTAGAAATCGATGAAAATGAAGAGTTTCCGTTTTTATCAAATAACTAA
- a CDS encoding M55 family metallopeptidase, which produces MKVFISADMEGVAGVVHQEHTARDGREHDRARKLMTEEVNAAIRGALEAGATEILVNDSHGTMRNLIPELLHSEAEYIIGSPKMLSMMQGIDESFDAVILLGHHARMGQSGILNHSFSGKVVRNIKINGVDYGEIGINAAIAGSFDVPTVLVTGCQFAGAEAEDLISSIETAVVKQTVNRVSSRNMTPEKSQELIKEKVISALEKRSQIKPFKINGPYTVELAYIHSGFADAAEVLPIVEKIDGETHRFESDDFITAFRYIRSLISLASS; this is translated from the coding sequence TTGAAAGTATTTATTTCTGCAGATATGGAAGGTGTTGCGGGTGTTGTTCATCAAGAGCACACTGCAAGAGATGGAAGAGAGCATGATCGAGCTAGAAAGCTGATGACAGAAGAAGTGAACGCCGCGATCAGAGGAGCACTTGAAGCTGGAGCTACCGAAATACTAGTGAATGATTCCCATGGGACGATGAGAAACTTAATTCCTGAATTGCTTCATTCAGAAGCGGAGTACATTATTGGCTCACCTAAGATGTTATCGATGATGCAAGGAATTGATGAAAGCTTTGATGCGGTCATTCTTTTGGGACATCACGCTAGAATGGGGCAGTCTGGTATCTTAAATCACTCTTTTAGTGGAAAAGTCGTTCGTAATATTAAGATTAATGGCGTAGATTACGGAGAAATTGGGATAAATGCTGCGATAGCGGGCTCTTTTGACGTCCCGACAGTTCTAGTTACAGGCTGTCAATTCGCAGGTGCTGAGGCAGAAGATTTAATTTCTTCTATTGAAACAGCTGTTGTAAAACAAACAGTAAACCGTGTTTCTTCTAGAAATATGACGCCAGAAAAATCACAAGAACTTATAAAGGAAAAGGTTATATCCGCCTTAGAAAAAAGAAGTCAAATTAAGCCATTTAAGATTAATGGACCATACACAGTTGAACTGGCTTATATCCACTCAGGCTTTGCAGATGCGGCAGAAGTTTTGCCAATCGTTGAAAAAATAGATGGTGAAACACATCGCTTTGAGTCCGACGATTTCATTACTGCATTTCGTTATATTCGTAGTTTAATAAGTTTAGCATCTTCGTAG
- a CDS encoding response regulator, giving the protein MDMKTILIIDDNEGIRYTLQEVCLFADFKPVVASNGKEGVQKFLEHQPDLILVDFHMPVMDGLITVRTIRQMDQTTPIIVLTVDERQQIVEEFIDAGANDFALKPIKAPDIISRIRVHMKLADLEMELTNSIPQPEQPTSVPQATAEVTTGTLSSVLEKAIVKGISKKTLYLIASYISLQDEPQTIELVSQETGISYPTVHRYLNHLVEEKIVVIKNDYGKVGRPKNHYTWNKMYTNDMNLKQMKT; this is encoded by the coding sequence ATGGATATGAAAACAATACTAATCATTGATGATAATGAGGGTATCCGCTATACACTTCAAGAGGTATGTTTATTTGCTGACTTTAAACCTGTCGTTGCTAGCAACGGAAAAGAGGGGGTTCAAAAGTTTTTAGAGCACCAACCGGATCTAATATTAGTAGATTTTCATATGCCTGTCATGGATGGTCTCATAACAGTTCGTACGATTAGACAGATGGATCAAACGACCCCGATTATTGTTTTGACAGTTGATGAACGTCAACAAATTGTCGAGGAGTTTATTGATGCAGGAGCCAATGACTTTGCTTTAAAACCGATCAAGGCGCCTGATATCATTTCACGAATAAGAGTTCATATGAAATTAGCGGATTTGGAGATGGAATTAACCAATTCGATTCCACAACCTGAGCAACCAACTTCTGTTCCACAAGCAACAGCTGAAGTTACTACTGGAACGCTTTCTTCAGTCTTAGAGAAAGCAATTGTCAAAGGAATATCGAAAAAAACATTATATTTAATTGCTTCTTATATTTCTTTGCAAGATGAACCACAAACAATTGAATTAGTAAGCCAAGAAACTGGAATTTCTTATCCAACAGTCCACCGGTACCTAAACCATTTGGTTGAAGAAAAAATTGTTGTCATTAAAAATGATTATGGAAAAGTCGGACGCCCAAAAAATCATTACACATGGAATAAAATGTATACCAATGATATGAATTTGAAACAGATGAAGACATAA